The following are from one region of the Canis lupus familiaris isolate Mischka breed German Shepherd chromosome 30, alternate assembly UU_Cfam_GSD_1.0, whole genome shotgun sequence genome:
- the OR4F25 gene encoding olfactory receptor family 4 subfamily F member 25 (The RefSeq protein has 1 substitution compared to this genomic sequence), producing the protein MGGANHSVVSEFVFLGLTNSWEIQLLLFVFSSMFYVASMMGNSLIMLTVTFDPHLHSPMYFLLANLSFIDLGVSSVISPKMIYDLFRKRKVISFGGCITQIFFLHVIGGVEMMLLIAMAFDRHVAICKPLHYLTIMNRKMCILLLVAAWVVGLAHSMIQLVFVIKLPFCGPNVLDSFYCDFPRFIKLACTDTFSLEFMVTANSGFISLGSFFILIVSYSFILITVRKHSSRGSSKALSTLSAHIMVVILFFGPCIFVYIWPHPTSCLDKFLAVFDAVLTPFFNSVIYTLRNKEMKVAMSKICSQFIIYRRIS; encoded by the coding sequence ATGGGTGGAGCGAATCACTCTGTGGTGTCAGAGTTTGTGTTCCTGGGACTCACCAACTCCTGGGAGATCCAGCTTCTCCTCTTTGTGTTCTCCTCCATGTTTTATGTGGCAAGCATGATGGGAAACTCCCTCATCATGCTCACTGTGACTTTTGACCCTCACCTGCACTCTCCCATGTACTTTCTGTTGGCCAACCTCTCCTTCATTGACCTGGGAGTTTCTTCAGTCATTTCTCCTAAGATGATTTACGACCTTTTCAGAAAACGTAAAGTCATCTCCTTTGGTGGTTGCATCACTCAGATCTTCTTTCTCCATGTCATTGGTGGTGTGGAGATGCTGCTGCTCATCGCCATGGCCTTTGACAGACATGTGGCCATATGTAAGCCTCTCCACTATTTGACCATTATGAAccgaaaaatgtgtattttgcttcTGGTTGCTGCTTGGGTAGTTGGCTTGGCCCACTCTATGATTCAACTGGTTTTTGTTATAAAATTGCCATTCTGTGGCCCTAATGTGCTGGACAGCTTTTACTGTGACTTCCCTCGGTTCATCAAACTTGCCTGCACAGATACTTTCAGTCTAGAGTTCATGGTCACAGCCAACAGTGGTTTTATATCTCTGGGGTCATTCTTCATATTGATTGTCTCCTATAGTTTTATCCTGATCACTGTTAGGAAACACTCCTCAAGAGGCTCATCCAAGGCCCTCTCCACTTTGTCAGCTCATATCATGGTGGTGATTTTGTTCTTTGGTCCTTGCATCTTTGTTTATATCTGGCCTCACCCCACATCATGCTTAGACAAATTTCTTGCTGTTTTTGATGCAGTTCTTACTCCCTTTTTTAATTCAGTCATCTATACATTaaggaacaaagaaatgaaagtggcAATGAGTAAAATATGCagtcaatttattatttatagaaggatttcttaa